Proteins found in one Planifilum fimeticola genomic segment:
- a CDS encoding YdcF family protein, with protein MVSEIEIIMLLIGFILLNLVAWFIFYKKGKRFALRDRLQKADAIVVLAGTRGNIKFLDGKIRTAVSLFHQGWAPYIICSGKFSVKVTETPNLIPLEELKTAASNGRIQEKDIANAAKTWDTNLGAKYMRDKALAMGVPAENILVENESLHTRENAEYVLTLLKKHHFSHVILVTSPFHQLRTYLTFAKVFQPYDIEITNYYADTGEWHPATWFLSKEHRNLVSSEVERIKLYKAKGDLL; from the coding sequence GTGGTGAGTGAAATAGAAATTATTATGTTGCTCATTGGTTTCATTTTGTTGAACCTAGTAGCTTGGTTTATATTCTATAAGAAAGGAAAACGGTTTGCATTAAGGGATCGTCTACAAAAAGCTGATGCTATTGTTGTACTCGCCGGCACCCGCGGAAATATCAAGTTTCTGGACGGTAAAATACGTACTGCCGTGAGTCTGTTTCACCAAGGATGGGCTCCATACATTATTTGTAGTGGGAAATTCAGTGTGAAAGTAACAGAAACGCCTAATCTTATTCCTCTGGAAGAGCTTAAAACCGCAGCTTCGAACGGACGTATACAGGAAAAAGATATCGCTAATGCGGCAAAAACGTGGGATACTAATCTTGGAGCCAAATACATGCGAGATAAGGCTTTGGCTATGGGAGTTCCCGCGGAAAATATTCTGGTCGAAAATGAGTCTTTACACACACGTGAAAATGCAGAGTACGTACTCACTTTGCTGAAAAAACATCATTTTTCCCATGTGATCCTAGTCACATCACCATTTCATCAGTTACGCACTTACCTCACTTTCGCCAAAGTCTTTCAGCCATACGATATAGAAATCACCAACTATTATGCAGATACCGGCGAGTGGCATCCCGCAACTTGGTTTCTGTCCAAAGAACACCGTAACCTAGTGAGTAGTGAAGTGGAGCGAATTAAGCTATACAAAGCAAAGGGAGATCTTCTGTAA
- a CDS encoding helix-turn-helix domain-containing protein, which translates to MKNSLLRAARRKKGWSQQQLADFAGLSRSTIERAERGEPIRVDSIQRLCECLQKTPEQLGLLAPEKHDTPQILNQDQLHTVLCSDYLSILENDITSRWSLYHTGGTNLAYQGLNTLVQHILNCVNLLRGDHLYERALRLLSLGYQLQGSVYRDLTCYPEAHVAHRKALLVARELFDPELIAAALVREGITFNQQESPKAAITYFNLAVETIKHLGYIKLEGYILQALSEAQAKAQQSRESWHSISLAEKTLERQPLIPEQSLIRLNTASLIAQKGVNAMLLHDYKQAIELIDNSLAGYDPALIRGRARLLTQKAEAYYGLGILDACVHNAQDAFMLARSAGSSKIMNKVKTLHTKLIQSKWRKDPNIADLGNVLTESLVESGE; encoded by the coding sequence ATGAAGAATTCTTTGTTACGCGCAGCAAGGCGTAAGAAAGGGTGGAGTCAGCAGCAGCTGGCAGACTTTGCCGGACTCTCCCGCTCGACCATTGAGCGGGCAGAACGTGGGGAACCGATCAGAGTGGACAGTATTCAGCGATTGTGTGAATGCCTTCAAAAAACACCCGAACAATTAGGGTTGCTTGCTCCTGAAAAACATGACACTCCACAAATTTTGAATCAAGACCAACTTCATACCGTTTTGTGTAGCGACTATTTATCCATCCTCGAAAATGACATAACGAGTCGTTGGTCATTATATCATACAGGAGGAACAAATCTGGCCTATCAAGGTCTAAATACATTGGTGCAACATATTTTAAACTGTGTTAATCTGTTGCGTGGTGATCATTTGTATGAGCGTGCATTAAGATTACTTTCTTTAGGATATCAACTGCAAGGATCTGTGTACCGGGATTTAACGTGCTACCCTGAAGCACATGTGGCTCATAGGAAAGCACTTCTTGTCGCTCGAGAATTGTTCGACCCTGAATTAATAGCCGCCGCTCTTGTACGTGAGGGGATCACATTTAATCAGCAAGAATCCCCAAAAGCGGCTATCACCTACTTCAACCTTGCCGTTGAAACCATCAAACACCTTGGATACATCAAACTGGAAGGCTATATCCTACAGGCTCTTTCAGAGGCACAAGCTAAAGCGCAGCAATCACGGGAAAGCTGGCATAGTATTAGTCTTGCAGAGAAGACCCTTGAACGTCAGCCCCTCATCCCTGAACAAAGTTTGATACGCCTCAATACAGCATCTTTAATAGCCCAAAAGGGAGTAAATGCAATGCTCTTGCATGACTATAAACAGGCTATTGAGTTGATCGATAACAGCCTTGCCGGTTATGATCCTGCGCTTATTCGAGGCCGTGCAAGATTACTTACTCAAAAAGCGGAAGCTTATTATGGGCTCGGTATCCTTGATGCTTGCGTTCACAATGCACAAGATGCGTTTATGCTTGCGCGTTCAGCTGGATCAAGTAAGATCATGAATAAGGTAAAGACATTACACACTAAATTGATTCAATCTAAATGGAGAAAAGACCCGAACATCGCTGATTTGGGCAACGTACTCACTGAGAGTCTCGTTGAAAGTGGTGAGTGA
- a CDS encoding helix-turn-helix domain-containing protein, translating into MITMGLFAKRLKALRIKHHMLQKDMAKKLGITVSAYGFYEQGKREPTLEMVKKIAGIFDVTVDYLLGRTDDPKGNVTELSILDLERAIEMIEKGKAHFGGHELTEEDREFIAKMIRLAIERKYKRDDKDEQSATKEKA; encoded by the coding sequence ATGATTACAATGGGGCTATTTGCGAAAAGACTAAAAGCGCTGAGGATAAAACATCATATGTTACAAAAGGATATGGCGAAGAAATTAGGAATAACTGTAAGCGCTTATGGATTTTATGAGCAAGGCAAACGAGAGCCAACTTTGGAAATGGTGAAAAAAATAGCCGGTATTTTTGATGTGACTGTCGATTATCTCTTAGGTCGCACAGACGATCCTAAAGGAAATGTAACTGAATTGAGTATCCTTGATCTCGAAAGGGCAATTGAAATGATCGAAAAAGGAAAGGCACACTTCGGAGGACACGAATTAACAGAAGAAGATCGCGAATTTATCGCAAAGATGATCCGACTCGCGATTGAAAGGAAATACAAGCGGGATGATAAGGACGAACAATCTGCTACAAAAGAAAAAGCTTAA
- a CDS encoding helix-turn-helix transcriptional regulator — MPRRQNLIALRRQRKWSQRDTVEKLCEKFGINITISYYGMIEQGVRTPNLELALAIADLFEKPVRKIFFEQINNEMLDDVVQGDNPDAHTQTG; from the coding sequence ATGCCACGTCGTCAAAACTTAATTGCATTACGGAGACAAAGAAAATGGTCGCAAAGGGATACGGTGGAGAAACTATGTGAAAAATTCGGCATAAATATTACGATTAGCTACTATGGAATGATTGAACAAGGAGTGAGGACACCTAATCTTGAACTGGCATTGGCGATTGCTGATCTCTTTGAAAAACCTGTACGCAAGATTTTTTTTGAACAGATAAACAACGAAATGTTGGATGACGTGGTTCAAGGAGACAATCCCGATGCCCACACCCAAACCGGATAA
- a CDS encoding DUF7667 family protein, which yields MEPVHKRVAELWWKNRKLRMRLSVNEINDWNTSLDWIVHYKHKKHWFEFTIANIRAHEKEYGRIPDSIREYWEEALDANLEHCWAVHKMHEMGRLAVAIGQTEWAHEICAVLDEMGEGEGAKRTWAEG from the coding sequence ATGGAGCCCGTCCACAAGCGAGTAGCGGAGTTGTGGTGGAAAAACAGGAAACTGCGGATGCGGCTCAGCGTCAATGAAATCAATGACTGGAATACATCCTTGGACTGGATCGTGCACTACAAGCACAAAAAGCACTGGTTCGAGTTCACCATCGCCAACATCCGGGCACACGAAAAGGAATACGGTCGGATTCCGGATTCGATCCGGGAGTACTGGGAAGAAGCACTAGACGCCAACCTGGAGCACTGCTGGGCGGTTCACAAGATGCATGAAATGGGTCGGCTGGCGGTGGCGATCGGTCAGACGGAATGGGCGCATGAAATATGCGCCGTGCTGGACGAGATGGGAGAGGGCGAGGGAGCAAAGAGGACATGGGCGGAAGGCTGA
- a CDS encoding transcription termination/antitermination NusG family protein, whose amino-acid sequence MSSVFAVQVRTGQEIEAKQMLLTVLNRAGDRMVKAVYAMESVTHVLPDAQEDVPSTFDPDAVSYHLHLKRLNEYLGNLRMQYAELRKSAGQSAEQNTLRETYRESIRRVQSLIKTVKRNAKGRMKSVLPGYILVELLPNFHTLPATLWHLIKTTPNVIRVVSRNNIPEDQLKRFFETTEEEMEPVVQVAFEEEVRLVEDRIREARELLHQANTTDDIKKKKERFEAVEQESKTMVEQVNEIKENIDSSDSRLKRLVQQCKAFICRKKETFPVCLFEMVRHRLKQVRSNITTSEIVKEIVESLQYEVLVE is encoded by the coding sequence ATGTCGTCGGTATTCGCCGTGCAGGTACGAACCGGGCAGGAAATCGAAGCGAAACAAATGCTTTTGACAGTACTGAACCGGGCTGGAGATAGGATGGTGAAGGCCGTCTACGCCATGGAATCCGTCACCCATGTGCTTCCGGATGCTCAGGAGGATGTGCCGTCGACATTTGATCCGGATGCCGTTTCCTACCATCTACATCTAAAACGACTGAATGAATACCTCGGGAATCTCCGAATGCAGTATGCGGAACTCCGGAAATCCGCTGGTCAAAGCGCGGAACAAAACACTCTGCGGGAAACATACAGGGAAAGCATCCGCAGGGTGCAGTCTTTAATCAAAACGGTCAAAAGGAACGCGAAGGGTCGTATGAAAAGTGTTCTGCCGGGGTATATCCTGGTCGAATTGCTCCCCAACTTTCACACTCTCCCAGCCACGTTGTGGCACCTGATCAAAACCACCCCCAATGTGATCAGAGTTGTATCCCGAAACAACATCCCGGAAGATCAACTGAAACGTTTTTTTGAAACCACAGAAGAGGAAATGGAGCCCGTTGTGCAAGTGGCTTTCGAAGAAGAAGTCCGGTTAGTGGAAGACAGAATTCGCGAGGCCCGCGAGCTCCTGCATCAGGCGAACACAACTGACGACATCAAAAAGAAAAAGGAGCGGTTTGAAGCAGTCGAGCAGGAGTCGAAGACGATGGTTGAACAAGTGAACGAGATCAAAGAGAACATCGATTCCAGTGACAGCCGCCTGAAACGTCTGGTTCAACAGTGTAAAGCCTTCATATGCCGTAAGAAAGAGACGTTTCCAGTTTGCCTGTTTGAAATGGTTCGTCATCGCCTAAAACAAGTACGAAGTAATATAACCACTTCCGAGATCGTCAAAGAAATCGTCGAATCCTTGCAATATGAGGTTCTGGTTGAATGA
- the recD2 gene encoding SF1B family DNA helicase RecD2 gives MMETYTGKVGRIIYQKDDFLIAKFSTGDDDMTIKGSIYGVEQGEELTVYGEWEHHPKYGKQLAVERWERPIPQTEEQAIAFLASPLIKGCGEKQARQIVARLGAEALQRITNEGEDCLLPIKGIGQQKARKIVDSVRSTFEVQNIMAELMVYGITTNMAMKLYKEYGSNTVEVIKRNPYNLTELNLIGFLKADEIARKIGIPPSSRYRIDACVDFVLKEKCYTSGHCYLPKDELIQETERILNHNTDEKVSANEIARSLYYLADRKLVIEDDCVYPKSLYRYEKDLARKLSEMRGSRDGEAMPLVENHIKWYQKQNNIVLAEKQREAIRKLFREQLMILTGNPGTGKTTVIRAMLDIYKKIYPDHDVALAAPTGRASRKLAEVAGHEASTIHRLIGYRVGCEPDFNRDYPLPHQLIIIDEMSMVDVQLAFLLMDAVRTDAKVLFVGDVDQLPSVNPGNVLKDMIEAGLPSVKLTEVFRQAQESQIITNAHRVNQGKPLLIDESKSDMYFIHQEDPEKITQLIVKSALRFRQLGYDTADILILSPMKKGPIGTQILNQKLQQALNPPHPTKKEWKIKTTTFRQHDKVIQTQNDYTKDVFNGDVGIITDITQMTNDEGDKVDVLICNFMDREVVYTKEDLKQLQLAYAITIHKSQGGQAPVVIIPVSTSHYVMLARNLIYTGMTRAEKRLVFIGTKKAMNMAIQNNRISQRNTRLAQRIAVAETAAKEVIL, from the coding sequence ATGATGGAAACCTACACCGGGAAGGTCGGTAGAATCATCTACCAAAAAGACGATTTCTTGATTGCAAAGTTTTCAACCGGCGATGATGATATGACGATCAAAGGTTCCATATACGGCGTGGAACAAGGCGAAGAACTGACGGTTTACGGCGAATGGGAGCATCACCCGAAATATGGGAAGCAGTTGGCGGTGGAACGTTGGGAACGTCCGATCCCGCAAACTGAGGAGCAAGCAATTGCTTTTCTGGCCTCACCTCTGATCAAAGGATGCGGGGAAAAACAAGCGAGACAGATCGTGGCCCGCTTGGGGGCAGAGGCTTTGCAAAGGATTACGAACGAGGGAGAAGATTGTCTCCTGCCGATCAAGGGTATCGGTCAACAGAAGGCCCGGAAAATCGTAGACAGTGTTCGATCCACTTTCGAGGTACAGAATATCATGGCAGAATTGATGGTATACGGTATTACCACCAACATGGCAATGAAGCTGTACAAGGAATACGGGTCGAACACGGTGGAAGTGATTAAACGAAACCCGTACAACCTGACGGAACTGAATCTGATCGGCTTTCTGAAGGCGGACGAAATCGCCAGGAAGATCGGGATCCCCCCTTCGTCCAGATACCGCATCGATGCCTGTGTGGACTTTGTCCTCAAAGAAAAATGTTACACTTCGGGACATTGCTATTTGCCAAAGGATGAGTTGATACAGGAAACGGAACGGATTTTGAACCACAACACGGACGAAAAGGTCAGCGCAAACGAAATCGCCCGAAGTCTGTACTATTTGGCAGACAGGAAATTGGTAATTGAAGACGATTGTGTATATCCCAAATCTCTGTACCGATACGAAAAGGATCTTGCCCGGAAACTCTCGGAAATGAGAGGTTCCAGGGATGGCGAAGCTATGCCCTTGGTCGAAAACCATATCAAGTGGTACCAGAAGCAGAACAACATTGTGCTGGCCGAAAAGCAACGGGAAGCCATTCGAAAGCTTTTCAGGGAACAGCTTATGATCTTGACCGGGAACCCCGGAACGGGGAAAACTACGGTTATCCGGGCGATGTTGGATATTTACAAGAAGATATACCCGGATCATGATGTGGCTCTTGCGGCTCCAACAGGCCGGGCCAGCCGCAAATTGGCTGAAGTAGCCGGTCATGAGGCGTCCACAATTCATCGGCTGATCGGATACCGGGTCGGATGTGAACCGGATTTCAACCGGGATTATCCGTTACCGCACCAGTTGATCATCATCGACGAAATGTCCATGGTGGATGTGCAGTTGGCTTTCTTGCTGATGGATGCCGTGAGAACGGATGCCAAGGTGCTTTTTGTGGGTGACGTGGATCAATTGCCGTCGGTAAATCCGGGAAACGTGTTAAAGGACATGATCGAAGCTGGGCTACCCAGTGTCAAGCTCACGGAGGTATTCCGGCAGGCGCAGGAGAGCCAGATTATCACCAATGCCCACCGTGTCAACCAAGGAAAGCCGCTCTTGATTGATGAGAGCAAATCAGACATGTATTTCATACACCAAGAAGATCCGGAAAAGATTACACAATTGATCGTCAAGAGTGCCCTGCGCTTCAGGCAATTGGGATACGACACGGCGGACATTTTGATCCTCAGCCCCATGAAAAAAGGCCCGATCGGGACGCAAATCCTGAATCAGAAATTGCAACAAGCCTTAAACCCGCCTCATCCGACAAAAAAAGAGTGGAAGATCAAGACGACCACATTCCGCCAGCACGATAAAGTGATCCAAACTCAAAACGACTATACAAAAGACGTTTTCAACGGGGATGTCGGTATCATTACAGATATCACCCAAATGACCAATGACGAAGGGGATAAGGTGGATGTTCTTATCTGCAATTTCATGGACCGGGAAGTTGTCTACACCAAGGAAGATTTGAAGCAGTTGCAGTTGGCGTATGCCATTACGATCCACAAATCCCAGGGCGGGCAGGCTCCCGTCGTGATCATTCCGGTATCGACAAGTCATTATGTGATGCTCGCCCGAAACCTGATATATACCGGCATGACACGGGCGGAGAAAAGACTTGTCTTCATCGGAACGAAAAAGGCCATGAATATGGCGATTCAGAACAACAGGATCAGTCAGCGGAACACGCGGTTGGCGCAGCGAATTGCTGTCGCGGAGACAGCAGCCAAGGAGGTGATCCTATGA
- the ssb gene encoding single-stranded DNA-binding protein, whose amino-acid sequence MLNRVILLGRLASAPKLMHTSDGVAVTMFQLEVDRPFVNQRGNRDTDIINMVAWRKQAENVAKHMKEGHMVAAEGRLQVRSFRRNGRKVLVTEVVADSVRVLEEETTTKTEDQ is encoded by the coding sequence ATGTTAAACCGGGTGATATTACTCGGTCGGTTGGCCTCGGCTCCAAAATTGATGCATACTTCCGACGGAGTGGCGGTCACTATGTTTCAACTGGAAGTGGATCGTCCTTTCGTCAATCAGCGGGGAAATCGGGACACGGATATTATCAACATGGTAGCTTGGCGGAAACAAGCGGAAAACGTGGCGAAACACATGAAGGAAGGCCACATGGTGGCGGCGGAAGGCCGACTGCAAGTACGAAGCTTTAGACGTAACGGTCGGAAAGTCCTGGTAACGGAAGTGGTAGCGGACAGTGTTCGTGTCCTTGAAGAAGAAACAACGACAAAGACAGAAGACCAATAG
- a CDS encoding DUF5131 family protein: protein MANPQSEIEWTNATWNPVTGCTKVSAGCRNCYAERMARRLQAMGVERYRNGFQLTLHWDLIDLPLRWKKPRKIFVNSMSDLFHPEVLDEFILKVFETMNRSSQHVFQVLTKRPERVAAMADRLNWTSNIWMGTSVENMRVIERVDHLRNVPTQVRFLSCEPLLGPLHLNLEGIHWVIVGGESGPGARSVDGQWVREIRDQCIKENVAFFFKQWGGVRKDLTGRMLDGRTWDELPDQGPRYNIG from the coding sequence ATGGCGAACCCCCAAAGCGAGATTGAGTGGACGAATGCAACCTGGAACCCGGTGACCGGCTGCACAAAGGTGAGTGCCGGGTGCCGGAACTGTTACGCGGAGAGAATGGCCCGGCGTTTGCAGGCAATGGGGGTGGAGCGTTACCGGAACGGTTTTCAACTCACTCTTCATTGGGATTTGATCGATTTACCTCTTCGATGGAAGAAGCCAAGAAAAATCTTCGTCAATTCCATGTCAGATCTTTTCCATCCAGAAGTTCTCGATGAGTTTATCCTGAAAGTTTTCGAAACTATGAATCGTTCGTCTCAACATGTTTTTCAGGTTCTGACCAAAAGGCCGGAACGGGTCGCAGCGATGGCGGATCGTTTGAACTGGACGTCGAACATTTGGATGGGAACCAGTGTGGAGAATATGAGGGTAATCGAACGGGTCGATCATTTGAGAAATGTACCTACACAAGTTCGCTTTTTATCCTGTGAACCTTTGTTAGGGCCTTTACATTTAAATCTGGAAGGGATTCACTGGGTCATTGTTGGTGGAGAGTCCGGCCCGGGTGCTCGGTCAGTGGATGGCCAATGGGTCAGGGAGATAAGGGATCAGTGCATCAAAGAAAATGTCGCTTTCTTTTTCAAGCAATGGGGAGGTGTTCGGAAAGATCTTACAGGACGGATGTTGGACGGTAGGACATGGGATGAGCTGCCGGATCAGGGGCCCCGTTACAACATAGGGTAG
- a CDS encoding Holliday junction resolvase RecU, whose translation MFILSIANMSPSNRGMRTQAFIREVIERYNALGRSCIQEVDVPKTIGKNGAFYREKSTVDFVGIAYNRPVAFEVKSTRQRTRFDLSLVKEHQYRYLKSFHEQGGVAFILLEMIKHAEWFVIPFQKLKPAMERAWSGGKKSIPYFDLKAEMITVKEGGRTGLDFLEFIRSKKV comes from the coding sequence ATGTTCATCTTGTCTATCGCAAATATGAGTCCTTCCAACCGTGGAATGCGAACACAAGCTTTCATAAGGGAGGTGATCGAGCGGTACAATGCACTGGGACGATCCTGTATCCAGGAAGTTGATGTGCCGAAGACGATCGGTAAAAACGGGGCCTTCTACCGGGAAAAGTCCACCGTTGATTTTGTCGGGATTGCGTATAATCGTCCGGTTGCTTTCGAAGTGAAATCCACCCGACAGCGGACACGGTTCGACCTCAGCTTGGTGAAAGAGCACCAGTACCGATACTTGAAAAGTTTTCACGAGCAGGGTGGTGTGGCCTTCATCCTGCTTGAAATGATCAAGCATGCGGAATGGTTCGTCATTCCGTTCCAGAAGCTGAAGCCAGCCATGGAAAGGGCATGGTCGGGAGGAAAGAAGTCGATTCCGTATTTCGATCTAAAAGCGGAGATGATCACGGTCAAAGAGGGTGGGCGAACAGGGCTGGACTTTTTGGAGTTCATCCGCTCGAAAAAAGTATGA
- a CDS encoding metal-dependent hydrolase, translated as MRKIEWTTHMLSGALAGYAVTSVLKGAIIGGIAGVIPDLDEPRSKFGRMLPFVSISLNRLVGHRTFTHSLLFAGIAGLFLWPFIGQPHALAVTLGILAHVAGDLLTGKVQVLYPNPMRIGISVSRFGFLVMDRLVRISLIVIIVAWIFTG; from the coding sequence GTGAGAAAAATCGAATGGACGACGCACATGTTGTCCGGTGCTCTTGCCGGATATGCAGTCACGTCGGTCTTGAAGGGAGCCATAATCGGTGGAATTGCCGGAGTGATTCCCGATTTGGATGAACCGCGCTCCAAATTCGGCAGGATGCTCCCCTTTGTGTCAATCTCACTGAATCGGTTGGTCGGACATCGGACATTTACCCACTCGCTGTTGTTTGCAGGAATAGCGGGCCTATTCCTCTGGCCTTTCATCGGTCAGCCCCATGCCCTTGCCGTAACTCTGGGAATACTGGCGCACGTGGCGGGGGATTTGCTGACCGGGAAGGTGCAGGTGTTGTATCCGAATCCAATGCGAATCGGAATTTCCGTTTCGCGTTTCGGCTTTCTGGTTATGGACCGTTTGGTACGGATAAGTCTCATAGTCATCATCGTAGCATGGATTTTCACAGGATAA